TCAGCTCTAGGAAGTTGCTACCTCCCTGGGCTACCcacaattttctcctctgtaccTCAAAGAGGTTGGATTAGGTGGTCAGCCCCTCTCAAGACTAAATAGCACTGGGATCCTCTCAGAAATAAAGTGCTGCGACCACAGTGAGCCCAGGCAGAAGGCTGCCAACATGGCCATTTTAGAGCAGGGGATTCTGGAATAGTATTCCGAGGCTCTGTGATCCAATCTTTAGGGAATACCCTTTAAAGTGTATGTTTTTATTTGCCTTTAATACACAGAGTTAGTTATTtcattcctctcattttacatttgaggaaactgaggcctttggGAGTTTggggcttgtccaaggtcatagtcATTTCtgatttgggatttgaacccaggttctctgtaTTCTAGTCTATTCTTTCATAAACTGTTAACCTCTATAGTGAAAAGTCTCATCTGTACCAAGGTGAGTGAAGAAAAATGCGTGGTGGGGGACAGAAACCTGTGGCGGTGCCAATGTGGAATGGCATGAATCATAAGTGACATAATCATGAAGATAGTTGCAGAGATGGGACCCGTATGAAAAGAGAGAATTAAAGAAccatgagaggggcagctgggtagcacagtgcaCAGAACAttaggcctaggttcaaatccagcctcagacacttcctaactgtgtgaccctgggcaagtcacttaatccccatcacctagcccttacccttctggcTTAatgttgttactaagaaagtgcCCTATTCACCCAGGTTCCCCGGGGGAGGTTTTGCTCAGCACCttcacccttctctctcttcGCCTTCTCCCAGGAGACCATGGTGGAAGGACAGACTCGGGATCTGACCGACTACATGCTACAAAAGCTAAGGGAACAAGCAGACGGGCCAAACCGGCTTTCCGAGGAGCACGTCCACATGACGCTGGTGGACATGTTCATCGGAGGCATGGAGACCACGTCGTCCACCCTCACCTGGGCTGTGGCCTTCCTGCTTCACCATCCAGAGGTGTCAAGGCCCCGGCTGACCCAGGACAGGGAAGGGGCTGGCAGAGACCCGCCGGCGAGGCCCCGGGGCTTCGGCTAGTCTCCGCGGATGGAGGCGGCTCAGGACTGAAGGCAGCAAGAAAAGAACGTGGcgcttccttccctccccagatCCAGAAGCGGTTGCAGGAGGAGCTGGATGAAGAGCTGGGGTCGGGCTCCTTGGGAAGCCTTCCCAACTATCGGGACAGGGATCGGTTCCCCCTGCTCAATGCGACCATCACCGAGGTGCTGCGGCTGCGCCCGGCGGCCCCCTTGGCTCTGCCGCACTACACCAGGCAGCCCAGCACGTAAGGAATCCTCTCCGCTCCTTCTGGGCAGCCTTTTGGGGAGGGATGTGCCAGGGGTCCCCCTGCCTGTGACACGTTCATCCTTCCTCAGCATATGCGGCTTTGACATCCCCAAGAACACCACCGTTATCCCCAACCTCTATGGTGCTCACCATGACGACAGTATCTGGGAACAACCTTAtgatttcaggcctggtactGGGGCCCAAGGCAGGGAGTGGGGCTGTGCGGCCAGAGAGTCTGGTTTGAATGGGAGTTGGGGGTTGGGGCTGGGGGAGAGCCAGCAGGTCTAGGGAGCCCCGGCGTGCCTTGGGCCTTCGGGGAGATGTCCGGGATGGGGTCTGTGAGGCTGGGTGCCTGGGGCCCAGGAGCCACAGAGCCCGATGCCTGTGAATATGTCTGTCTCCATCCCCAagctccctttctccttctagaTCGTTTCTTGGAGCCAGAACCAAGCCAGGCCGGGATCCCGTTCAGCTGCGGGGTCAGGGTGTGCGTGGGAGAGGCCGTGGCCCGCTTTGAACTCTTCCTGATCCTGGCCCAGCTGCTCTGGACTTTCAAACTGCTGCCTGTGGAGGGCAATCACTCGTTGCCCTCTCTGAAGCCCAAGTTTGGGTTCATTATAAAGGCCCCAAACTTTCAGGTACGGCTATTGCCCCGGAGACAGGAGCTGGAGTGATGGCCTCTGGATCTCCACAATAACGTGCACCAATAAAGTGCCTAAAATGCAGgccttgaacctcagtttctcctttattgaCTTTGAACCCAACCCTCTCctgcctccccttccttccccccctatAAACAAGGTGTTTTGCAATTGGTTggaatgtttttttcccctctctggggtctgggagcaatttttttttttgttttgggggcagAGAAGTGGCGCATCAGTAGTGGATATGAGGATGTGTTTGCTATGGAGGATTTTTTATAACTGCAAGTGCCAGCCTCCCTCCTTGAACCAAAGAACTGGTGTCACCTGCTGGAGGGTGTAGGGAGTTAGAGCCAGAAAATGAGGCCTTTTTCTGCTTCAGGTGAAAATTCAGTCCTACTCTAGCTCTAAGTCAGTTTTCATATGCACAAAACAAGGGGAAAGGTGTGATTTCTTAAAATTGAGGTAAGGAtagatctctctctccctcctctccttccttctccctcctggaaGTAAGATTCTGGGCAACGTGTCCGTGACTTTGGCTGAGCTCATCAGAGGCAAGGAAATTCCTCATGGAACTTTAATGGTTTGTTCCCTCCCTATTCAACTTAATGCTTTTCTCTTAAATTTCTAAATGCTTAGGAAGGCATCTCCTGGTTTCCAAATTGGTATCCCAAAACTGGGATAATGCTCAGCTCAGTTTTTATACAAGCCATCTGTAATAGATTTCACATCATAAACCGAGTAGGCCGATTCCCTTTCCCACCTCCATATGAAGCCTTCTCAGGGTCCCATTCAGCCACTCACTgcctatgaattaaaaaaaaaacaaaacaccagcaCCCCAACCTTGAAACATTTCTGACATGCGTCATCTGAGACAGGGCCTTTTTTATACTAAGAGGATTTTTGTCAGTCATCCTAGCATCCTAGGTGTAATTTGGAGCTgtttccccccttcccctccaaCAGCTAAGCTAAGACACGGGTCTCTCTGCACTGCCTATAGAGCCGGTGGGAAACCAGCTCTGGTCCTTCACTTCCTTGAGACCTCTGATGGGGATACCCCCACCCCTTCTCTACTAGTTCTTTGGAGAGCTCTTGCCCCTTCCCATCCCATACTCACTGGCCAATCTGAGAATGTCTCAAGACATACTCTCCACCTGACCTTAGACCTCCATTGCTTACAAAGAATATCCTGCTATAAACCATGTAGATTGGAAAGTTTTATGCACGAAGCCTGAGTTTTTGTCCCAGGCTGtggcaagcttttttttttttttttttttttttttttttaaatcacaaatcACTCAGAGGGCACCTGCCGCTAAATGTAGAAAAGTAATGTGAAGAGAAGGATCACATCAATCCTCCTCTTCAGTTATTTCCTACAAATCCAAAGAATAGCTCTGGCTCtttggagaaaaggaggaggccATGAAAATCAGGGCCCTGGCTCTTCTCTGAAATAAGCCTGAATGGGGCAGCAGCAGGACAGTTGGGGAGGCCCCGGGCCAGGGAGCTGGCCTTCCTGTATCTCTGGTGCAGAGGGCAGGAGATGGAGACTAAGCCCTCTGGGAAGCTGGTCTATAACTTCGTGGTCTCAGCTTCATCTCAGTGAAGGGAATGGAGAACTCGAAGCCCTTCCAGGCATACCAGCTTACACCCTAGGAGAGGGGAGATGGAAATCACACTGCGAACTTCAGGCTCCCCACTATCGCCTTGCACCCGATCCCCGTGGTCTCTGGGCTCAAAGAAAGGAGAGCCCAGGGCTGCTGACAGGCCTTGTCCCTTCACGGCCCGGCCTCCTTTATCAGGACTCCCGGCACGTCCCATCCCCAAGGCCCTCCTTCCCTCACCTGATGGTCGATGATGCTCCCGTAGAGTCCGTTGAGGTTGGCATAGTGACAGTTGCGGTACCACCAGCCACCGCGATAGGAGACGGCACAAGGGATATGTAGATTGTTGGGATCCCTGTCCCGGGTGGAGAAGGTGCTGCCGCTGTGATAGCTCATGGAGTCTCCTACAGGGGAGAGGCGGATGAGCAAGAGCTGATGGCTGGAGCCCTCTTCCCTCCCGCACTGGCTCGGGGTACCTCACCTGCAGTACCATGGTAGCCCTCCAGGTGGAGACGGTAGTACTGGGCAGCAGAGTCCACAGTGAAGAAGTCATATTCGGCAAAAGCAGACTCATCCCCAGCCCGGAGATCCACTCGCATGGAATAATCTCCGGCTTGGGTCAGGCTGTGGAGGACCTCATTCCCTGGGGTAGGAAGGGATGAGTAAGATATCCAGGCTCTTAGCCCGAAGATTCCATTCCTGGCTCTGTCCTCAACTTGCCCCCCTTTTTTCCTTAAacagctattttctttttttttcctcaattacacataaacaaaaattattaacatttgttttttaaaaatgttttctccaaACTCCCTCCCTGAGAAGCGAGCCATCTGACATAGATTCTACATGTGCAGTCAGccaaaatattttcctatgaACCATGATGCAAAAGAAAGTATCgactgaaagaactgaagaatAATCCAGAGCGCATCCTCATCCCTTTTTAGAGGCCGAAGCTTCCATTTTGCCAGCCTCAAACCTTAGTTCCTCCCCTCACACCAGAGTCAAGGGTGATGACACTGACCAAGCCAAAACTCCCCTGAGATGTTCCCAAATCCGTGTGCATATTCTGCCCAGTCCCTCCAGaagtctgtctgtccatccatcctgCGTTGGAACACCTGGTGGGATAACAAGGACATTTATAGAAGGGACTGAGGAACACCAGTGCCAGGAGGACCCTACTTCTCCCCAGGCAAGGGAAATACCATCTCCAGAGTctgcctctgcccgtgcctggcAACTCACCAACCAGCCACCCCCATCCGTCTCCATGTCACAGTAAACTTCTAATGGCCGCTCACGGTTTCCATTGAGGAAAATGGTGGTCGTTTGGGAGCGACCTAGCCCATTTTGCCTCTCTTCTCCACAGTCCCGGGGGAATGGGATCCTCAGCCCACCTAGGGTAGAAGGGGGCAGGGATTAAATAAGAGGATAGAAACTGAGGGAAGGATCAGTGGCCTCACTGGGACTCGGGACCCAGACAGGGGCTACTCCATCCCCTGGTCTTCCTCTCATTTGCCCTTGGAGACTTTGCCCCATGGGCTCCTCCCTCAACATCTAGCCCCAGGTACCGGTGGTAAAGGTGGTTGGCACAGGCGGTGTGAGACTTTCCCCCCAGATAGCTTGGATCCGGGCACTATACAGAGTGGAAGGGAAGAGGCCAGAGAGCCGATGAGATCTGGCCCTGCCTGGTAGCAGAATCTCCTAgagcagaaggaaagagaaaatcagTGACCTGGGGATGAAAGGGGGATGGAGAAAGTTACAAGACTAAGACAAAGACCAAAACAATATGAGCATGAGATtttgggtgggggagagagatgTTGGGGGATACCTGAGTCTGCCCCCCAGCAGTGTCATAGCTGAGCAAGTAGCTACTAGGCAGGGATGCAGGTTCAGCCCAGGTAAGCAAGGCAGAACGGGGAGTTACTTCTTTGGCCTTCAAGTCACGCGGGGCATCCAGTCCTGGGAAGGAAAAGCAAATCGTGTTATTCTCTTGTTACTTCCACAAGGTGATGACTTTCTGTTGACCCCTCACCCTCCATATCACATGAAATCCTCCTCCCTCCTGTTCCCCCTTTCTGGTTCCCAGGCCTTGTGATACCAGTGGTGAAGGTGATGCTGGCAGGGGAAGTGATGTTAGGACCCCGGAAGCCTCTAAGGGTTGCCGTGTAGTTTGTCCGGAGTTGAAGATTATTCAGGGGAAAGTCCACAGCACCTCCTGGAACGGAGGCCCTCAGAGGTGGGactagagatgaaaaaaaaagaatttagccaCTTCCCTTTGATCCCCTCTCACAATCTCCGATCCTTTCTATTTCCCTCAGAGATCCAGGCATCCaaaaccttagtttcctctgtATCCCATAAGACTCTCTTCAACTCACCCCCTGGAGCTGTGACCTGAAGGGCATATCTGTCTGCAGGGTCTTGGGGAGGACTCCAGTGCAGCAGGGCTGAATCATCAGTAACATTCAATGCTCGAAGGTGGGTAGGTCCATCAGGGACTGCAGGGTGGACAGAGTTACAGAGCCGGCCCTTGTGCAATGGGCTCTCCTCTCCATCTTATTGAGCCTATCTGCCTAGTcccatctttctcttccctttacaGCTCCCTCCTTTCACCTCTCTCATCTCTGCCCATTTCCCTGATATTCCTCAGCTTGAACCTTTTATCTTTTTCATCCTttaatctttccctcttttttaccCATTTCACAATTTCCCTCATCTGCCATTTACCCAACAGTTGGTCTGTTTTCTTCATCTCCCTCTATATCGCTCTTTCCTaactatttctttcttctatctGCCTTTCCCGCCCCGCTCTCCCTTTTGTCCCCAGTTCTCCTTCCCTATGTCTCTCACCAGTGGTGAGGAAGCCGGTGAGGGGTTCACTTTCCTCAAAGCCACGAACAGATACCACGGTCACTTCATATCGGGCCCCTGGGGTCAGACCCACTAGGCGCTGGTGCCAGGTATGGCTGCCCACTTGTATACTTTGTGGTTCCCCTGAAAAAACAAGAGAAGGGGATGAGAGAAGCTCACTGGGGGGCTCCAAAAGGATTAAGGGAAGGAAGGCaatagaaaatgagggaaaataggaGAAGGTGAGACCAAGATGGAGTCAAGGGGGACGAGGTGGCAGGTTACCTCCATCTGCTAGTTGATAGGAGATTTTGAAACTATCCACCCGGTTCGGAGGTGGAGTCCAGCTGACCTTGGCTGAATTCTCTTGGATCTCACTGAACTTGAGGTCTCGAGGGCTCTCTAGCACTAAATCAATAGGGAAAACAGTTGAGCAGTGAGGGAAAGTGCAGAATATGGCTCCCCTCCTAGCCCTTCTTACTTccttttacatgttgtctctattaaattagaagctccttgaggtcagggactgtctttctttttgctaatTATATCTCCAGgccttagtacagtgcttggcacataggaggcacttcctaaatatttattggattgggacctcttccagctctaggaAAGGCAATTTTGCCAGGATCTTCTTTCCCATATCCTCCTCTCTCTTattggccatttctttctacaTGACTTATTCATCCTTCTCTTTAGGAAGAAATAGACCTCAAGGCCCTGGAAATGGAAACTGATAAACAGACCACCCCAAAGGCTCAAATATACCCACTTACACCATCACATTTTTTTGCTACCCATAATTACTATTCCCACCTCATTTTTTGtcgggggggggcagggaggaagtTGGGTGCCCATCCCTGACAGAATACCTTGTTATCCACCCACCACCTTCCCATCTGCCCACTTAAGCCCTCCTCCTCTTGGGGCAGAAGACTGAGGATGTTACTCTGTCTTATCATCTAGGTGGGAGTCATGGGCCCTGGGCCCAAGGTAGGGATAATGCCCAGGGGCTGCGGGCCATGACATGTAGTACCTGGACTGAGTGTTCTAGCAGTGCCCTGGAGGCTATCAGCCTTGTGGGGGCCACGAAGGCCATAAAGTGTTACTGTATAGAGGGTTCCGGGCCTCAAGTCACGAAGAATGGCTGAACGTCGGATCCCTGGCACGCTCAGCTCTCGCTGCAGCAGAGGAGGGGACGGCGGCTCTGAAGGCCTCATCTCTGGGACTCCATAGCGAAGCAGAAATGAGTCAAAGGCACCAGGTGGGGCCTCCCAATTCAGCCGGAAGGAACTTGTGGTCACATCTGACACAGAGAGCTGGGACAGGCGGCCCCCAATGGACTGCTTAGCTGGAGGTAGCCCTAGAGTTTGGGtcagaagggaggggaggaggcagTCAGACTTCAGTTTGGTATTGTACATAGTTTTCAGGTTAACCTGCATTCCTGGGAAGGGTTGACACCTTTCCTTTAtatcccctcttccctccacacTTGTGACTTGTGCAAACATTCCCAACACTTCCCAGACTTCCCAAACTAGAGCCAAAGCGTAAGGGGAGATGGATGGGATACCACAAGATGGAAACTGGATTCTCTGGCCTAGAGCTCTGTAGTGAATAGGAGGTATCACCTGTAGTGCCTTCTGTAGTGATAGGGCCCAGACGCTTCCCATCATAGAG
The window above is part of the Gracilinanus agilis isolate LMUSP501 chromosome 4, AgileGrace, whole genome shotgun sequence genome. Proteins encoded here:
- the LOC123245160 gene encoding steroid 21-hydroxylase, which gives rise to MLLSVVLLLVLLATFGWLWMRRTVSPYHFPPLVPGFLHFFQADLPSHLLSLAQKHGPLYRVHFGMQDVVVLNSKKAIEEALIKNWLDFSGRPQTFTHQVVSKDSHDLSLGDYTPLWKAQRKLARSALLYVQNTMEPIIEQMVQDLCKRLLAQAGSPVSIYEELSMFTCSIISSLSFGEKRESEIQLFYNCIQELMVAWDSWQIQILDILPILRVFPNSGLRKLRQVVKKRDRIVQEQLTWHKETMVEGQTRDLTDYMLQKLREQADGPNRLSEEHVHMTLVDMFIGGMETTSSTLTWAVAFLLHHPEIQKRLQEELDEELGSGSLGSLPNYRDRDRFPLLNATITEVLRLRPAAPLALPHYTRQPSTICGFDIPKNTTVIPNLYGAHHDDSIWEQPYDFRPDRFLEPEPSQAGIPFSCGVRVCVGEAVARFELFLILAQLLWTFKLLPVEGNHSLPSLKPKFGFIIKAPNFQVRLLPRRQELE